Proteins found in one Leishmania donovani BPK282A1 complete genome, chromosome 13 genomic segment:
- a CDS encoding AMP deaminase, putative: MQQQWHDILLHNDVGDAAFHKGAPLLLEALQIIGDVQSVSAAARLGLHLRDAEHSSAVGQLVSTFTDKHMYREHVAHATAAAPLLKALVDFFQGCTPASEAAAAVAPSLVAVAELDGLLVPSAVWSALSRAVAAPPQLQPLSSPPAEAATSPSPGDAAIPLARELRSHPLFSYKAFLGRLDRLSGLISSGEVFSACEPRIKVLQSRFSLYRAYNGGREDEYHPTFGGGDIKRAPKCDLRRVETCVSAASVVKFIEELRRDRPSYPLYTEDTIGEAHAKGTTPGDSDSSSASDTVSRISVEEAVRRFFGSGVAVSERVLTEEGLCLRPSYAADSEDRWLSLQQLADSGDNPRAAHASRLLRPLLSTSGGADGEGELLALLLRPILTRVLTSGTCYDRLELELTVSGKDVEELPRLARWCAMSGLLESCPGLFFRFHVVQDAYSAGTEGALQQRRHHQQHSTVAEGHSPSSASSSRASRSLFFGDVLHNIFSPIWEAYLAAAGAAAGTVGSGADAPPPSTERRVAEMQSLLRRTTGFSVSLTNAAAVQEMPPTSRPSCQFPLPGSNSSGSEHAAAATSLAPPDAFFVYHVWRNVQLVNAFLFASGEQEKPTTAAAAAPRGAAARPAWNTRPAFTFTLHGGASSRTLFGESVLGLLLADAVVNPSTAFEWSPLTYLFMLSQRHIILTPSRNRCSSAAVRHTLNTTAVPLAVQAGLHVSVATLDPLFYDTTNDALGEELKELAKQRGLANADVTEMCLRSLEASSGCFTRVEQRHLFGYAWPHAQARYSQFSATQVSPLRLHHRACALEHELDVLFAAVREGGSNSGGGATTTARLRAVCSRSDEAHLRAVLFLPSAADDGSDPSVTVYRRAASASTRALELEHDPALLVRLPGYQAHEAFMQYPRILISGPDRVGPSAAAKRLMMAMATREAYQQFVIRPEYVQRVQAASSYGPDKKKDSQSNSPEALVLKWRDGVLNVEERQPKQHNSHVGSVSASSPSALPTWAQFQKDTRMLRRLASADPTVAKYASKRLDMLESKYRLHAALTNDDEEDYTITTAAATAAENAEGDSAEARARAAATSRRCVVQPACGDAHNCVKVDVHCHMASGMTAKSLLQFMQRKIRDHPDDVVGVDSKTGAPITLVEFFDEVLGEQLKPKPSAVVQGDNNTAVCRVAQGFAAEGDEVVAAASAKAARVAHLLAEMPVAALQVHAGKATFHRFDRFNHRFSPMGMTSLRSLFLKTENFMQGRYFAELIRGAFKQNELEGGTFTENRLSIYGRHKGEWDLLSRWFVLHGMSHRTNSWMIQVPRLFHLYQRSGQLRSFQEMLTNIFEPLWHASLHPDKYPYLHFFLTHVSGFDSVDNESDREPDQTIDIPPEQWTSAENPPFAYYMFYMWINITTLNLYRAARGFNTFQFRPHAGESGDPDHMADVFLLADGIGHGINLDKRPVMQYLYYLTQIPLAITPMSNNTLFCRYKDHPLPNFLYRGLNVAIGTDCPLIFHRTEQPLLEEYGTAEALWNLSAADICELAANSVRTSGFPASRKREWLGPLYYLRSVAGNDVARSHVPQTRCAFRYEAYMEEVTYLQNRAAREMSCRAMRTPLEEEVDIMDAVGISRGELLERRCNGAKIEEKQRCRPLLPASVDERPARVAKTHDASHL, encoded by the coding sequence atgcagcagcagtggcacgACATCCTCCTCCACAATGACGTCGGCGATGCAGCCTTTCACAAGGGGGCGCCACTAttgctggaggcgctgcagatcATCGGCGACGTGCAGTCCGtctccgcggcggcacggctggGGCTGCACTTGCGCGACGCAGAacacagcagcgcggtggGTCAGCTCGTCTCCACCTTCACTGACAAGCACATGTACCGAGAGCACGTCGCGcatgcgacggcagcagcgccgctcttGAAAGCGCTGGTAGACTTCTTCCAGGGCTGCACCCCCGCCtccgaagcagcagcagctgtggcgccATCTTTAGTCGCCGTTGCAGAGCTGGACGGCTTGCTCGTCCCTTCGGCTGTCTGGAGCGCCCTATCCCgggcggtggccgcgccgccgcaactgcagccgctctcctccccgccaGCCGAGGCCGCTACCTCTCCGTCCCCGGGCGACGCCGCCATCCCGCTAGCGAGGGAGCTTCGCTCGCATCCGCTGTTCAGCTACAAAGCCttcctcggccgcctcgacCGTCTCAGTGGCCTCATCAGCAGCGGTGAAGTCTTCAGCGCATGCGAGCCGCGAATTaaggtgctgcagagccgcTTCAGCCTCTACCGCGCCTACAACGGCGGTCGCGAGGATGAGTACCACCCCACctttggcggcggcgacatcaAGCGCGCGCCCAAGTGCgacctgcgccgcgtcgagaCATGTGTGAGCGCCGCATCGGTGGTTAAGTTCAtcgaagagctgcgccggGATCGGCCAAGCTACCCGCTGTACACCGAGGACACCATcggcgaggcgcacgcgaaAGGGACGACACCTGGCGACAgtgacagcagcagtgcgtcgGACACAGTGTCGCGCATCtccgtcgaggaggcggtgcggcgcttcTTTGGCAGTGGCGTGGCCGTGTCGGAGCGAGTGCTGACAGAGGAGGGACTCTGCCTGCGCCCGAGCTACGCCGCTGACTCAGAGGACCGATGGCTtagcctgcagcagctcgcagACTCGGGTGATAATCCCCGTGCTGCTCATGCCAGTCGGCTTCTCCGGCCCCTGCTGAGCACTtctggcggcgccgatggagagggcgagctgctggcgcttctCCTGCGGCCAATCCTCACGCGCGTCCTCACCTCCGGCACCTGTTACGACCGACTGGAGCTGGAGCTGACCGTGTCCGGCAAGGATGTGGAGGAGCTACCACGGCTGGCACGGTGGTGCGCGATGAGTGGGCTGCTGGAGTCGTGCCCGGGCCTGTTCTTCCGATTTCATGTGGTGCAAGATGCCTACAGCGCCGGCACGGAGggagcgctgcagcaacggcggcaccaTCAGCAGCATTCCACGGTAGCAGAGGGCCACAGTCCTTCATCCGCATCCTCCTCTCGCGCGTCGCGGTCGCTCTTCTTTGGGGATGTCCTGCACAACATCTTCAGCCCCATCTGGGAGGCCtacctcgccgctgctggtgctgctgctggaacagtaggcagcggcgcagacgctcCTCCACCCTCTACGGAGCGCCGCGTGGCAGAGATGCAGTCACTGTTGCGCCGGACAACGGGCTTCTCGGTAAGTCtcaccaacgccgccgcggtgcaggAGATGCCGCCGACTAGCAGGCCAAGCTGTCAGTTCCCGCTGCcgggcagcaacagcagcggctcagagcacgccgcggctgccacaTCGCTAGCCCCGCCGGACGCTTTCTTTGTGTATCACGTCTGGCGCAATGTGCAGCTCGTGAACGCCTTTTTGTTCGCCTCCGGTGAGCAGGAAAAGCCGacaaccgccgccgccgccgccccgcgcggggcggcggcgaggccggcTTGGAACACCCGACCCGCCTTCACGTTCACtctccacggcggcgccagcagccgcacactCTTTGGCGAGAGTGTTCTCGGTCTCCTGCTCGCCGACGCGGTTGTGAACCCGTCCACGGCGTTCGAGTGGAGCCCTCTCACATACCTGTTCATGCTCTCCCAGCGTCACATCATTCTCACCCCATCACGcaaccgctgcagcagcgccgcggtcAGGCACACGCTCAACACAACGGCCGTTCCGCTTGCGGTGCAGGCCGGCTTGCACGTCAGCGTCGCCACGCTCGACCCCCTCTTCTACGACACAACGAACGACGCGCTGggcgaggagctgaaggagctggcAAAGCAGCGCGGGTTGGCAAACGCCGATGTAACGGAGATGTGCCTGCGCTCCCTCGAGGCGAGCAGCGGGTGCTTTACGCGGGtagagcagcggcatctcTTCGGGTACGCCTggccgcacgcacaggcgcggtACAGCCAGTTCTCTGCCACCCAAGTGAGCCCCCTGCGactgcaccaccgcgcctGTGCGCTGGAGCACGAGCTCGACGTGCTCTTTGCCGCGGTGCGtgagggcggcagcaacagcggcggcggcgcgacgacgacagcacgGCTGCGGGCGGTGTGTAGCAGGAGTGATGAAGCGCATCTCCGTGCCGTTCTATTTCTGCCGTCTGCCGCCGACGATGGCAGCGACCCTTCCGTCACCGTgtaccgccgcgccgccagcgccagcacccgTGCGCTGGAGCTCGAGCACGACCCGGCTCTCCTTGTGCGCCTGCCCGGCTACCAGGCGCATGAGGCCTTCATGCAGTACCCACGCATCCTTATCTCTGGACCTGACCGGGTGGGgcccagcgcagcagcgaagcgCTTGATGATGGCCATGGCAACGCGAGAGGCCTACCAACAGTTCGTCATCCGCCCTGAGTATGTGCAACGCGTGCAGGCGGCAAGCTCCTACGGCCCCGACAAGAAGAAGGACAGCCAGAGCAACTCACCGGAGGCGTTGGTGCTGAAGTGGCGCGACGGTGTGCTGAACGTCGAAGAGAGGCAGCCAAAGCAGCACAACAGCCACGTCGGCAGTGTGTCTGCGTCGTCTCCGTCAGCGTTGCCGACGTGGGCGCAGTTCCAGAAGGACACACGCATGttgcgccgcctcgccagTGCCGACCCCACCGTCGCCAAGTACGCCAGTAAACGCCTTGACATGCTCGAGTCCAAGTACAGGCTGCACGCGGCGCTGACGAACGATGACGAGGAAGACTACACGATcacaacggcggcagcaaccgCGGCTGAGAACGCGGAGGGGGACAGCGCCGAGGCACGCGCGCGGGCTGCCGCCACGTCACGCCGTTGTGTGGTGCAGCCGGCGTGCGGTGACGCGCACAACTGCGTCAAGGTGGACGTGCACTGCCACATGGCGAGCGGCATGACGGCgaagtcgctgctgcagtttATGCAGCGCAAAATCCGCGACCACCCGgacgacgtcgtcggcgtgGATTCCAAGACTGGTGCCCCGATCACTCTCGTGGAGTTCTTCGATGAGGTTCTGGGGGAGCAGCTGAAGCCGAAACCGTCGGCAGTCGTTCAGGGGGACAACAACACCGCCGTGTGCCGCGTCGCACAGGGCTTTGCCGCGGAAGGTGACGAGGTtgtggcggcggccagcgcgaaggcggcgcgggTGGCGCACCTGCTTGCCGAAATGCCcgttgccgcgctgcaggtgcacgcCGGCAAGGCCACGTTCCATCGCTTCGACCGCTTCAATCACCGCTTCAGTCCGATGGGCATGACCTCCCTGCGCTCCCTGTTTCTCAAAACGGAGAACTTCATGCAAGGGCGCTACTTCGCCGAGCTCATTCGTGGCGCCTTCAAGCAGAACGAGCTGGAAGGCGGCACCTTCACCGAGAACCGGCTGTCCATCTACGGCCGGCACAAGGGCGAGTGGGACCTGCTGTCGCGCTGGTTCGTGCTTCACGGCATGTCGCATCGCACGAACAGCTGGATGATTCAGGTACCGCGTCTGTTCCACCTGTACCAGCGCAGTGGCCAGCTCCGCAGCTTCCAGGAGATGCTCACCAACATATTCGAGCCGCTGTGGCACGCGTCGCTGCACCCTGACAAGTACCCGTACCTGCACTTCTTCCTCACTCACGTCTCCGGCTTTGACAGCGTCGATAACGAGAGCGATCGGGAGCCGGACCAGACGATCGACATCCCTCCGGAGCAGTGGACGAGCGCCGAGAACCCGCCCTTCGCGTACTACATGTTTTACATGTGGATCAACATCACGACATTGAATCTCTaccgcgccgcgcgcgggTTCAACACGTTCCAGTTCCGCCCCCACGCtggcgagagcggcgaccCGGACCACATGGCGGACGTGTTCCTGCTGGCGGACGGCATCGGTCACGGCATCAACCTCGACAAGCGGCCAGTGATGCAATACCTCTACTACCTGACGCAGATCCCGCTCGCCATCACGCCCATGTCGAACAACACGCTTTTCTGCCGGTACAAGGACCACCCGCTGCCCAACTTCCTGTATCGCGGCCTGAATGTGGCCATCGGCACCGACTGCCCCCTCATCTTTCACCGCAcggagcagccgctgctcgaggagTACGGCAccgcggaggcgctgtgGAACCTGTCGGCTGCAGACATTTGCGAGCTCGCCGCGAacagcgtgcgcacctcgGGCTTCCCGGCCTCGCGCAAGAGGGAGTGGCTTGGGCCACTCTACTacctgcgcagcgtggcggGCAACGACGTGGCGCGGTCGCACGTGCCGCAGACGCGGTGCGCCTTCCGCTACGAGGCGTATATGGAGGAGGTGACCTATCTGCAGaaccgcgccgcgcgcgagaTGTCGTGCCGCGCGATGCGCACACcactggaggaggaggtggacatCATGGACGCCGTCGGCATCTCCcgcggcgagctgctggagcggcgctgcaaTGGGGCCAAGATTGAGGAGAAGCAACGCTGTCGACCGTTGCTGCCTGCAAGCGTGGATGAACGTCCAGCACGCGTCGCTAAGACTCATGACGCCTCCCACTTATAA